DNA from Gramella sp. MAR_2010_147:
AATGATTCTGGAGTATTTGGCGGCTTTGCAGATCTATGTCACGATAAAACCTATGTGCAGGATTGGCTTTGGAATAAACCGAATTCGGTTGCGAAGTACTACAAGAATACCATGGGATTTGATGGTTGGAGATTTGATTATGTAAAAGGTTTTGCACCATGGGTGGTGAACAGCTGGACTGATGAAGTAGGAGGTTTTGCCGTTGGAGAGTATTGGGATGGAAATGCCGCTACTCTGGAAGCCTGGGTAAACCAATCTGGAGCCTCTGCATTCGATTTTGCTTGTTATTATAGAATGAAGGATGCCTTTGAAGGAATGATCTTTCCAGATTACAGGATGATATGCTCTGGAAGAGAAAACCTATGAAGGCCGTTACTTTTGTAACAAACCATGATACAGATGAAATCTATACCGGGAAAATGCTGGCCTACGCTTATATTATGACACATGAAGGTTATCCTACTGTTTTTTACCAGGATTACGAAGAATGGCTGGATAAGGATAAATTGAATAATCTTATTTGGATTCACAATAATAAGGCCGGTGGATCTACAGATATTTTGCATGCAGATCAGGACGAGTATGTAGCCCGTAGAAATGGAGCTCCCGGTTTGATAGTTTATTTAAACGATAGTAATAGTAGATTAGAAAGATGGGTGCCAACAAATTGGTATAACCAAACCATAAAAGAATACACAGGTAATTCTAATTGGCAGCCAACGACACAGGGAGATGGTTGGGTTAAAATAGAAGTTCCCGCGAACTCTTATTCTATATGGTCCACTTTGTAAGTATTGATTAAAACTTTAAAAACTGTTGATAGGCTAAAGTTTAGTAACTTTGTTTATCAACAGTTTTTTTTATGCCGTTTTCTGCTTTCCTGGATTATCTTCAGCTTGAGAAAAAATACTCCGTACATACCATTACGGCTTATAAAGCAGATCTTAGTGATTTTCAGCTTTATATAGAAACCGCTTTTGAGCAGAAAACACTTGATGATGTAAATTATGCTCAGATTCGAAGTTGGATCGTTGAGCTTTCTGAATCAAATATTTCTAACCGAACGATCAATAGAAAAATTTCCTCTCTAAAGGCTTATTATCGGTTTCTTTTAAAAACCGAACAAATAGAGTCTTCTCCACTTACAAAACATAAAGCTTTAAAAACACCAAAAAAGATTCAGATTCCTTTTTCAGAAGATGAGATTGTGCGGGTACTGGAAACGATAGATGATTCTACGTTAGAAGGTATCAGGGATAGATTGATCGTTGAGCTATTTTATTCAACAGGGATTAGAAGGGCAGAACTGATCAATATTAAAATTTCAGATTTGGATCTCGATGGGGGAGTACTAAAAGTTTTGGGGAAAAGAAATAAGGAGAGATATATTCCCCTGATTGCTTCCGTAAAAGATACCGCTTCCAAATATCTTGAAGGCAGAAGG
Protein-coding regions in this window:
- a CDS encoding tyrosine-type recombinase/integrase; protein product: MPFSAFLDYLQLEKKYSVHTITAYKADLSDFQLYIETAFEQKTLDDVNYAQIRSWIVELSESNISNRTINRKISSLKAYYRFLLKTEQIESSPLTKHKALKTPKKIQIPFSEDEIVRVLETIDDSTLEGIRDRLIVELFYSTGIRRAELINIKISDLDLDGGVLKVLGKRNKERYIPLIASVKDTASKYLEGRRHTENISGSDYLFLTSKGDKIYESFVYRIINNYFSKVSGKLKRSPHILRHSFATHLLNQGANLNAVKELLGHSSLAATQVYTHNSIAELSKIHQNAHPRNNKN
- a CDS encoding alpha-amylase domain-containing protein, which produces MLWKRKPMKAVTFVTNHDTDEIYTGKMLAYAYIMTHEGYPTVFYQDYEEWLDKDKLNNLIWIHNNKAGGSTDILHADQDEYVARRNGAPGLIVYLNDSNSRLERWVPTNWYNQTIKEYTGNSNWQPTTQGDGWVKIEVPANSYSIWSTL